The Xenopus laevis strain J_2021 chromosome 4L, Xenopus_laevis_v10.1, whole genome shotgun sequence genomic sequence gtatggatgctgggttttcatttggaggggttgaacttgatggactttgtcttttttcaacccaatttaagtATGTATGTAACCAGGAGGTAGGCACATTTATACACGTATTCTGGGAGTGCCCTGGTATTCAAGGGTTCTGGGAGGGGGTTCTGCGAGGGGGTTCTGCAATACACCTCTCGAGTCTTTGATGTCCCAAGTTTTAGAACGCCGATGGTTTGTCTTTTGGGAGTGATGGACAACTTGGGTTTGAAGTCTACTGTTAAACTTTGCTATCTACAACTTTTATACTATGTGAAAAAATCTATCCTTTTACACTGGAAGTCAATTGACCCCCAACCATTGCCTTTTGGAGGGGACAGGTTAACAATATCTTGCCTTACCAAAAATTGATTTATATAGCTAGGGGGCTGCCccaaaaaatgtgctgaaaaagtctacctcggcttatactcgagtcagcgggcagtagctgagattgcagtcacttttaatcattcctataccaacagttcgcttggggagagactgcaatatcacacagcgccctctgttggttatatgaaagaataacagtgcgccctctgttggttatatgaaagaataacagtgactgcaatatcacacagcgccctctgttggttatacgaaagattaacagtgatggcaatatcacacagcgccctctgtacatggtagtgggacagtgggacaatgcacacagtaatccgtttggcaattctctgtcaccatcaactttgtaaAGAAGTCCGGTTTATCgctggggggtcactttggcggaatgtgcgctgctgggagacagggctgtagttgtgtctaggcttatactcaagtcaataagttttcccagttttcgtaggtaaaattaggtacctcggcttatacttgggtcggcttatactctagtatatacgataaaaggaagttgctactttgaaagcttagccaatgataaacaaaactccaaagaattaagaggggttccaaaaGTTTTCATATGCCTGTATTTGAACTTTATAATACTGTGCATTCACACACTGCAGAGTATGTGGGGATGAGCTAAATGACAGAGCAGCACTGAAAGAATAGTATAATAAGATATAAATAAGGAATGTTATTCAACGTGGCTTTCCTTTTGCTTTAATGTAACAATAAGATAATGCACAGATAGAAGAGAGAGATGAAGAATCATCACATAAAAGATTCATATTAGAGAGAGAGGTCAGTGGGTATGAAGCTCTGACTACAGTAGAGTGTTCTCTAAGCCAAAGGTCGAGTATTCAGCAGCTTGTTAACCATAGACTGTTGATTTATAAATGCTGAAACTGAATCAAAGAGTAAGATGTCTTGTCTCATCCAAAATGCTTTTACTAATGTAATCTGGACTTGCAGAGATCTATGTTTGCCAGCAAATGATATTATAAACCATGTTATTGCTTGCATCTGGAGTCTGACTTAATCAGCAAAGGATTATTTTGTTACTTGGGCTTGAATTATATATTGTCTTTTGATGCAGAATGAACAAAAGCTGGCTATTGCCACAATGAAGGAAGAGCAGGAGCGTATGAAGTCACAGATTGTGGAATCTCCAGAACAACGCAAAAGTAAAACTGAGAGGATGAAGGAAACTGTTCACAGACTGAAGCAAGCCAGGGTAAGTCGCCATTGTGATGTGCACCCGTTGCACCACACCTGATTGAGATCTAAATCTCTCGTTTGAGATTGTAATGTTAGGCTTCCTGTTAGAAACAACTGCAGCCATTCACAATTCTCAATATGTGTGAGACAGAAATTAAGACAActtttaaagcttatttattatggCTGATCGAACTCAAGCATTCTGTGTACTGACCCTGTGCCAGACTCCTTTGAGTTTTACAATAATGCACTAGGTTTTATTGTCCACAGGGTTGGTGACGCACATCCGAACTTGAGCATGCTAACTAGAGCCCCATCTATAAGGCCTACTCTAGATATCATGCATGCACATTCCAAATTTCAAGGTTCTTTTGATCTCCCTTTTCTGCATCCTGCAAATCTTTTCAGCTGACCACTGCCCAGGGTCTACCTACAGTGGCCCTCCCTCTCAGCTAAATGGCTGCTTACACCACTCCAGTGAGTTAGACTTTTGAACTAATGTGTATGCTGTGTCTCATTAGCAGggccccaacatttttttcacattccaGAGATTTTAGACAAAGTTTTTGAATGGTTTTGAAGCCTCCTTTCTCTGCTTCGACCACTGCCCATCCAAAGAGACTTCTTTGTCTTCCATGGGTTTACTGGACATCCCAGAAGTAAAATTTGAGAAGGAGGGATTAGTAGCCACTGATCCATACTCAAAGACTCCAAGATAACAGAGAGTTTTATGGTCTTATCCAAGCAGTTTGCAAAATCTGAATCTGCGACTGTTTACGGCCCTCATGCCTTTATTAGGACTGTTCCATCATAGAAGACTGCAGATCTGCTAAACAGAAGAGTTTGTGAGTGATGCTAATGTGTTTCAGTTCCAAAAAGAAAAGGAACACGTCAGTATCACAAGTAGTTACAAACTGGGCTTAGATGTCTGAAATAAATCCACCGGACAGCCTCGTAAAGTAAATCAGGACATTCTTTTATTCTGAGATACATAGCACAGATGTCATTCTCTGCAACATAAAAACATGCTCAACATGtacaaaatcactaaaatgttttatatgtggATGTTAAATTAATATAATTAGGAACAATATAGGAATATCATTTTCGATTTTTGATATTGTCAGgccattcattattttctttttaatttaggtTTATTGATAGAATAACAATTTATCTACACAAAGATAGGTTTTATGGTTGTAGTTTTGCAACATCTAAAGGCTGAACCTCTGTTCTTAATAgatgcattttaaacaattttttttggttaaacaTTTTCCTCTCGTTTTCTTCACAGCAAGAGACAAACGACAAGTGTGATTATTATCGGGACAGGGTGGCCTTTGCCTGTAtgtggcagacagatgtgcaagGATACTTAAAGAAACTTCAGGGCATTGACACCAACCTTGAGATACACAGAAAAATTCGTGAGGAGGTGTgaattgttttgtatttgtattatactTCAGGTTCCACAAAGTAATGTTTTAATCTGAGTGATTTATTAACTTTAATGACAAGCTTGTCTGCCAATGCAATATACACTAGCTGACATGTTGCATAAGCAGATTGCTACTAAGCTAAACTAAACTGCCCACTAAAGCAACCAACAGATATCCATGGTATTTGTGGAACAGATATTTGGGATTGTCAGGTGTTCTATACACAAAAAACGGTTCATGGAAGTTTTGcatgtgccttaaaggaacagttcagtgtgaaaataaaaactgtgtaaatatataggggtgcaaaataaaaaatgtttctaatatagcttgttagccaaaaatgtaatgtataaagactggagtgactggatataatctaatataatagccagaccactacttcctgcttttcagctctctaactctgagttagtcagcgacttgaaggggggccacatgggacataactgttcatcgagtttgcaattgatcctcagcattcagctcagattcaaaagcaacagatatgacccatgtgccccccgcctcaagtctctgattggttaatgcctggtaaccagggtaaccagtcaatggaaaccaaaagagctgaaagtgttctggctattatgttagacatccagtcactccagcctttatacattacatttttggctaactaactatattagaaacattttttattttgcacagcctatctatttacccagtttttatttttacactgaacaattccttttaaggGTATCAAGTTCTGAACTTCTGCTATGCTTTTGGTGTTCAGATCCGGCACAGCGAAGAGCAGGTTGTGAATTTAAACTTAGAGCTCAAATCCCTATCAAACGAGGATGCTCAGCTCAAACGAATCATTCTTGTAAAGAAGGAGAAGCTTGCAAAAGTCGACATCAAGAACAAGAAGAAACAGGAAGACTTCAACCAACAAAAGCAGGAAATTCTAGAgtaagtttccctttaatttcatTGATTAACAAATGGTCAAGCAGAGGCATTCTCTGGCCTGACATGTACAAGCTTTCATTCTTCCTTCACTGATAATTATCTCTTTATTTCTTCCTTCTCAGAGTCTGTAGTCGTATCCAGGAGAAGAGACAGGTGGTACATGGACGTGTTGCTCAGGTTCTTCAAGAAATTCAGCAAACAATTGGTAAAAAAGAGCAGCTTCTAGAAACAACAGAAGCAGGGAAGAAGAAATGTCAGGTGAGGCTACTCAATTCAGGATGTCTTTTCTTACAGTTTTCCCTATTCTCTCAGGTTTGTATACTTGTGTCTGAACCCATGAGCTCTTTGGTGAAACAGATACAGTGTGGAAGTACAGCGTTTCAGTCACTGCTTCTCCAGCAAAGCTTTACTTTATCTGAAAGACCCAGTCATCAGAATCCAGAAAGATTTGCTTATGCTTGAAAATAATGCTAATAGTGTATAACTGGGGGCAGGGGATATTTAATTGCCAGTTGGTGTGCTTGCATGGAAGAATCGATTTCCTAGTGCTCATgactattttttttgtatttgtttgctgCCAAACCACAGTAGTTCTGTTTTGCTTTATAGTAGGATTATTTTCTAggtatacaggaatgggatcagttatccggaaacccgttacccagaaagttcaaaattacggaaaggccatctcttgtactccatgttatccaaatattccaaatttataaaaaaatatttttctctgtaataataatattatataacagtagcttgtacttgatgcaaactaagttataattaatccttattggaagcaaaaccagcctattgggtgtatttaaagtttaaatgactttctagtagtcttaatgtgtgaagatcgaaattatggaaagatccgttaactgaaagatccgttaactgaagtcctgagcattctggataaccggtcccatacctgtactatatatactgtaggaaTACTATACACATACCAATGTCTTGTATGTGTTTTCCCTGCTGTTTTGTTGCTGCAATAAATGCCATATGTGTTGTTGCCCTAGGGGGTAAAATACACAATCTTTTTAAAACTGTAAATAGGCTTTATTGCTATCAAGGGTTAAAAATGCACAGTTTGATAAATGCATCCCTAAAAACTAAagaagcaccaaatccactattttggattcgaccgaatccttcgcaaaagattcagccaaatactgaatcctaatttgcatatagggtgggaaggggaaaatatcttttacttcttttacttacttctttttgttttgtgacaaaaagtcacaagatttccctccccacccctaatttgcatatcaaaaTCATATTCGGTTCAgccatgcagaaggattcggccgaatccgcatcctgctgaaaaaggcagaattccgaACCGAATACTAAAAACCCACAAGTAAACAGAAATTTAAAATTCCTTCTAGCAAAGTATGGCAAACTTTGTTTTCTagccaaaaaatacaaatataccccCCAAAAATCTGATCCTCTAAAAATCATTCTGTGATCGTACAGTATCGTTTGTAATTGATTGGTGGGACAGAGGAAAGAAAGATGGTAGGTGTTTCTCAGCTAATTCCCTGCGTGAAGATTCCTAATGTTATTTAGACAATTACAGTCATGTCCTTGTTTCACCCTTCTGCTTATACCATATTTTCCCACACTCCCCCATTTCTGACGTGATATTCCCccatcctcttcttctttctctgTGATGCTTCATCCTTTTGCCTACACGCTGGGTTAAACGGCTTCTGTCTCTCCAGGAGGTTATAACAGATTTTCGCGCTGCACTAGAAAAATACCATGACAGTTTGCAGAAGGCATCTGAGCGCAGTGCTGACCGGAGAAGAGAGAAAATTGCAGAGCTCAATCGAAGGCTGAGTCGGCGGTAGATGACTGCACCGcaatttttgttttgtcttttctATGTGTTTAGCATAGTCTTGTTATAatcttatatttatgtatatatgtcaTTTCATACACCCCAAGTAATAAATACTCATTTGACATACAAAATACTGTTGTTTTCGTTACTTTTTATGACTCGAAATTACGTCGGTGATGATTtcaaatatcttaaagggatactgtcatgggaaaaaacatttttttcaaaatcaatcaggtaatagtgctgctccagcagaattctgcactgaaatccatttctcaaaagagcaaacagatttttttatattcaattttgaaatctgacatggggctagacatattgtcaatttcccagttgccccaagtcatgtgacttgtgctttgataaacttcaatcactctttactgctgtactgcaagttgtaatgatatcaccccctccctttttccccccagcagccaaacaaaagaacaatgggaaggtaaccagataacagctccctaacacaagataacagctgcctggtagatctaagaacaacactcaatagtaaaaacccaggtcccactgagacacattcagttacattgagaaggaaaaacagcagcctgccagaaagcatttctcttctaaagtgcaggcacaagtcacatgacatggggcagctgggaaattgacaaaatgtgtagccccatgtcagatttcaaaattaaatccgtttgctcttttgagaaatgaattgaagtgcagaattctgctggagtagcactattaactgatgcgttttgaaaaaaacatgttatccgatgacaggatccctttaagtttcaaaCAACACCACTACCATTAGTCTGTTTAGCACTGACATGACTGCTATTGGCCTGTCAGTGGAATCCACGtggtctgaaaatcgtaagaAACAAAGATTCGTATAAAAGTATGTTTGTgtcaatggccagctttacccccaatctgtaccagaGGATAGTTTGTATTATGTTACTGCAAATTCTGCTATAGAAATGTTACTTCACTTGACTTAAACAAATTCCCCACAGCTGAAGTTTTGTATGGCAATGGCAGAAAAAAGAGTGTAAAATGGTTACAGATGCTGGGCCTATCAATGCACTTTCAATAAAACCCTTAGAAAATGTTTATAACATCCTCACACAATCTGCACATTTGTATTTGCATGGTGAGTTGCTGGCCAAAGCATAGAACAAAACTATTATGAGAGCAAATCACAAATTTCTAAGTCAGAATTCAGATTTACACAACCTGTATCCCTTGTGGGCAACTGATGGCACTTCAAATTACTGCCACATGAGGGAGCCAAAGAAGCTGTTAACCAATTAGAGTTTCAGCTCCTGCTCACTAGGGGAGCAGCTGGTTattcctatttattattacaaaatattgaTATCTTTtcataatgtattgttatttattctGATTATGAGTTGATCTTATTTAGAGTCCTGTGGTAATCTTTAAAGCAGATTAACCTGCTAAATCAACATGCAATTTTTATCAATgcatacatataaacatattccacagcacagTAGAAAGTATGTActtatacatcaaacatacaaatactgatcAATACAGGAAGTAATTGTAACTGTATTAAGGGTTTGGAATGGGACACAAATTAGCTCTGCAGTTCCATCTCAGGACACAAGATTCAGTATAGAACACATTACCTTTCTACCTTTAATCACTATTGTCTTGCAGAAGGAAATTTCACTGTGTTAAGGGGGATCACAGTAAACAGACTCTGTTCTAAATAGTCAGTATAGCAACACAGTAAGTATGGAAGTGATCTCAGCCTGGTCGCCTATATGAGCTGGtgtaataaaatggcaatgtatttaaagggcatgtaaaggcaaaaaaataaaatcccatttttactttctttaatgaaaaagaaacctatctccaatctactttaattaaaaaatgtctaccgtttttacaagaaacctgactgtatgcagtgaaattctcccttcatttactgctgtggataggaattgtcagatggtccctaactgctgagcagggaaacaatcatacttatgaacagcagggggagcccccgccttacttcccagccatacagaactcaagcagctttgtttatgacaatccctaagcagcccagaccacactgagcatgtgcacagtcttcgtcttgcaaagatgtttaacaaagttacaagatggtgaccccctgtagccaactttgaaagcaaaaatcatttgtttgattaggcttgtggtgcagtaagttcatgtttatttttagtatacaaaatagagcatttttagccttattctattttagactttacatgccctttaatccatGCAGGTGGGGTTGAATCCATAGCAATGAAGACCTGGTCATCTGCTGAGTTTTATTTCTTGGCATTTATTTGCCTACAAGAGTGAGGGAACTTTCTATTGATGTATTagatattacttatctttctatttagcatCACACGCTTTCCCAGTATGTTATTGACGTCACTGGTTCCCCTGTAGAAATGCCAAAGTAGGGTGGTGCACAATTCAAATATCTAAACCAAtgaaaatgcacaaaataaatgaagaccaattgcaatgtgTCTTACCTATCCACAAATGTTTATCATATTGAATGCTGAGGAGAGGGCTAGTAAAACTGTTATTGTGAGTGTTCATCATGCAGACCATGTCAGAAATAAGTTACTATCAGTAGTAAGCAGCAGATTTTACAAGCTAGGATCCTACATCCCCTCTCCTACCATCACCTTCTAGTTGGGGGATGTTTTTCGAGCCATTTAACTGCCTCCATAATTTACATAATTGAACTCATTAACcttctaatttaataaaaaaagtacatccTGGAGCATTAGCAGTGTGAAGACGCCTTAAAGCAAGTGGAAGGCTGAGTGTAGGATATACATGGAGGCAGTTCTATACATAATGAGGATATAAAGCTATAGGAGCGGCAATGATAAGGTGCGGTCTTGTTGTGTCCCCGGGCAAATCACAAGTGTCTCCGCTCTGTGTGTTTAGGATATATTAGGCCTGTGGTTACATGGGCAGCTTAATCTGGCACTTCATTTCCACTCTAGGAACATAGGGCCATGACCACGTGAAGGTTTCTGTGCCCGGCAGATGCGTCCCGCTGCCTATATATAGCCACCAACGAGCATGGGACCAGGCTGAGGATAATTCATGCAGACAGTTCTCCAACAGATAACGGTAGCCAGTGGGCAAGTGGAGGAGAGTGACAAGCCAAAGGGAGGAGTGGAGAGAGAAGAATTAGATGGGGGAGGAATTAGGGAGaagcagaaataaacattttgagACAGTTTGGCAAATCACAGGCTTTCCAAAGGTAGAAGGAAATAAAGTGGACGAGCAACTTGTTTCTCTAGAGCTGAGGAGAGAAGTTGCAGGAATAAGAGAGAAAAGGAAGCTCAGGACAAGGTTATTGTGTTGTGGAGCCTTTTACGCAGCTTGCTTGGCaaagaaaaatgtggatttagGAAAAATTGTTACACAGGTCAATATAACATAGCCTCAAAACTGGAGATCGGACTTTCCTTATAGAGAACCAAAATCAGACTGACTCTTGCTGACTGGGAGCAGCCTTTTATACCCAAAGCTCCCAGGATGCTTTGCAGTTCAGTGACATcgtacattttaaaatgaaacaaatatcaATTTCAAcaataattgtttattttaatttaataagtgTTTACAAGTACATGTACATAAGAGCCTGTGCAGGTTAAAaggcagaaaatgtaaaaaaagaaaattctcatTTAAACAACGTTGGTGTTTCACCAAACCCAGAGAAAACTGAACTATTTGGAAAACACGGGTAAAAACTATTTCAAACTTcaagggggaatataataaaagtcagtaactgaaaaaatattcgcaaagcGAAAAGTTGTGCCTctttgcg encodes the following:
- the nuf2.L gene encoding kinetochore protein Nuf2-A (stop codon completed by the addition of 3' A residues to the mRNA) gives rise to the protein MDKLTFPIFPAADLVNFFRQNILTGTEAKNFNKNDIFPNPKPEMVQKLYMRILQQVFNYGVEQFYMVPMDLDIQYPHLVEGFAPVANILKLMARFLPMCRVYDFHPSDVLNPKGKRTLHSLSGIVNFLHFSATRKEVYFEYCSSYKSALENVRQLQKANQEAEIKIEKLTTVPPEQQAEFKALSSEIHDLQQIISQEYRAKDVAFQEKIAQRKTEFAEKNKRLNEQKLAIATMKEEQERMKSQIVESPEQRKSKTERMKETVHRLKQARQETNDKCDYYRDRVAFACMWQTDVQGYLKKLQGIDTNLEIHRKIREEIRHSEEQVVNLNLELKSLSNEDAQLKRIILVKKEKLAKVDIKNKKKQEDFNQQKQEILEVCSRIQEKRQVVHGRVAQVLQEIQQTIGKKEQLLETTEAGKKKCQEVITDFRAALEKYHDSLQKASERSADRRREKIAELNRRLSRR
- the nuf2.L gene encoding kinetochore protein Nuf2-A isoform X1; the protein is MDKLTFPIFPAADLVNFFRQNILTGTEAKNFNKNDIFPNPKPEMVQKLYMRILQQVFNYGVEQFYMVPMDLDIQYPHLVEGFAPVANILKLMARFLPMCRVYDFHPSDVLNPKGKRTLHSLSGIVNFLHFSATRKEVYFEYCSSYKSALENVRQLQKANQEAEIKIEKLTTVPPEQQAEFKALSSEIHDLQQIISQEYRAKDVAFQEKIAQRKTEFAEKNKRLNEQKLAIATMKEEQERMKSQIVESPEQRKSKTERMKETVHRLKQARQETNDKCDYYRDRVAFACMWQTDVQGYLKKLQGIDTNLEIHRKIREEIRHSEEQVVNLNLELKSLSNEDAQLKRIILVKKEKLAKVDIKNKKKQEDFNQQKQEILEVCSRIQEKRQVVHGRVAQVLQEIQQTIGKKEQLLETTEAGKKKCQEVITDFRAALEKYHDSLQKASERSADRRREKIAELNRRLSRR